The following are encoded in a window of Psychrobacter sp. P11F6 genomic DNA:
- a CDS encoding YecA family protein yields MSNQLSFDELLDYLDNQESPFVLDSVAAHGFLTATVIGRPLPNWLDALFEGHVSEIPENVIDGIQRWRDSIIAELKNETPIELPFGEDAGDEEVAVDFSDESDIVAWSIGFVDAMYGDEASDWFEDEETAEDVAVLTLPMILLSGIDDEDPELAEMRKDEDKLAQMANSIEGNLTELFLLFHTND; encoded by the coding sequence ATGAGTAACCAACTAAGCTTCGATGAATTATTAGACTATTTGGACAATCAAGAGAGCCCGTTTGTGCTTGATAGTGTCGCCGCGCATGGTTTTTTGACAGCGACAGTTATTGGGCGTCCATTACCGAATTGGCTGGATGCACTGTTTGAAGGTCATGTTAGCGAAATCCCAGAAAATGTCATCGACGGTATCCAGCGCTGGCGCGATTCTATTATCGCTGAGCTAAAAAACGAGACACCTATTGAGCTACCGTTTGGTGAAGATGCGGGTGATGAAGAAGTGGCCGTTGATTTTTCAGATGAATCAGATATCGTTGCTTGGTCAATTGGCTTTGTCGATGCGATGTATGGCGACGAAGCCAGCGATTGGTTTGAAGATGAAGAAACGGCTGAAGATGTGGCTGTCTTGACTTTACCAATGATTTTGCTAAGCGGTATCGATGATGAAGATCCAGAGCTTGCAGAGATGCGTAAAGATGAAGACAAGCTGGCACAAATGGCCAATAGCATCGAAGGCAATTTGACCGAGTTATTTTTATTGTTCCATACCAACGATTAG
- a CDS encoding PA3496 family putative envelope integrity protein has protein sequence MSDADIDDDFDDDFVDDDDAKMVEEAETSVRTRLSSLEKRRLIDNLLEEKRLAKELKDDLDDIDNFDEDGDDWDDDDL, from the coding sequence ATGAGTGACGCTGATATTGACGACGATTTTGATGATGATTTTGTCGACGATGATGATGCAAAGATGGTGGAAGAGGCCGAGACGAGCGTGCGTACGCGCTTAAGTAGTCTTGAGAAGCGTCGACTGATCGATAATCTGCTAGAAGAAAAGCGTTTGGCCAAAGAGCTAAAGGATGATCTAGACGATATAGACAATTTCGATGAAGATGGCGATGATTGGGATGATGACGATCTTTAG
- the serB gene encoding phosphoserine phosphatase SerB — MPHNTSYSLPKDSKAWQQAVDSIASLLPDNTNLQDFDALQSLPVFALIVVLPTKVSTLDIHQYVQSWVDEQPSWHLVTVAEDTDASFVNITVSDTEPTAANAQRLPFTQAQVFRYLLVPVTDTLMHPGKKTAAAHIIDDQLTTRLRHDLTEAYNDSHQASSAERLDIVDCHILSVGHMLRTHKLACFDMDSTLIEQEVIVELAKTAGIGEEVEAITEAAMRGEMDFDESFAQRVALLKGISTDVLDDICSRLTLSMGARTTISALKALGYHTVLVSGGFTYFARYIAEQLGIDEVHANALDIDEGEVTGHVQLPIVNGAKKAAIVEHTAERLGIEMSQVVCIGDGANDLPMMAIADLGVAYHAKPIVQARADAAINVTGLEGILYALGYPALAPAE; from the coding sequence ATGCCACACAATACATCTTACTCGTTACCAAAAGACAGCAAAGCATGGCAACAAGCCGTTGACTCTATTGCGTCACTGTTACCAGATAACACGAACTTACAAGATTTTGATGCGCTACAGTCCCTGCCAGTTTTTGCTCTTATTGTTGTGCTACCGACCAAAGTATCGACGCTTGATATCCACCAGTATGTGCAATCATGGGTCGATGAACAGCCAAGCTGGCATTTGGTCACCGTCGCTGAAGATACTGATGCCAGTTTTGTCAATATTACCGTTTCTGATACAGAGCCAACGGCAGCAAACGCACAGCGCTTGCCTTTTACCCAAGCACAAGTATTCCGATATTTGTTGGTACCAGTCACTGATACGCTCATGCATCCTGGCAAAAAAACCGCAGCAGCTCACATCATTGATGATCAGCTGACCACGCGCTTGCGTCATGACTTGACCGAAGCTTATAACGATAGTCATCAAGCGAGCAGTGCTGAACGCTTGGATATTGTCGATTGCCACATTTTATCAGTCGGTCATATGCTACGTACCCACAAGCTTGCCTGCTTTGATATGGATTCCACCTTAATCGAGCAAGAAGTCATCGTTGAGTTGGCAAAAACAGCGGGTATCGGCGAAGAAGTCGAAGCCATTACGGAAGCGGCAATGCGCGGTGAGATGGATTTTGATGAATCTTTTGCCCAGCGTGTAGCCTTATTGAAAGGTATCTCGACCGATGTGCTGGATGATATCTGCAGCCGCTTAACGCTATCAATGGGCGCTCGCACTACCATCAGTGCACTAAAGGCTTTGGGCTACCATACCGTACTGGTATCAGGCGGCTTTACCTACTTTGCGCGCTATATCGCTGAGCAATTAGGCATTGACGAGGTTCACGCCAACGCGCTAGATATCGACGAAGGGGAAGTCACTGGTCACGTACAGCTGCCCATCGTCAATGGTGCCAAAAAAGCAGCGATCGTTGAGCATACTGCGGAGCGCTTAGGCATCGAGATGTCACAAGTGGTCTGTATCGGTGACGGTGCCAATGATTTACCGATGATGGCCATTGCAGACCTAGGCGTCGCCTATCATGCTAAGCCCATTGTCCAAGCACGTGCTGATGCCGCCATCAATGTCACAGGGCTTGAAGGCATACTTTATGCCCTTGGTTATCCAGCACTTGCGCCTGCTGAGTAA
- a CDS encoding DUF368 domain-containing protein, producing the protein MTASPSPRQNEPSAPQPLDKSSTAASSDSPKQLFGVYIRGMAMGAADIVPGVSGGTIALIAGIYERLINALSSIGPNLWQIFRQEGGIKGLVSVWRQVDATFLLFLLLGIATSFTTLAGIIKHLLDNQPLFIWSFFFGLVVATVFILLSEIQRWNIGRAALFVTGLVAAVVISSLPLLTTTPSLPYLFFAGAVAICAMILPGISGSFILLLLGAYDAVLEAVHSLNFTIIFTVIAGMATGLLLFTRALKWLLSRYYQATLALLTGFIAGSLVKVWPWKVDALGALNSDAINNVMPWQYPTGPHWLITVGLMLLGAILVSLLSWWGTRSNRA; encoded by the coding sequence ATGACGGCATCACCATCACCGCGGCAAAATGAGCCGTCAGCGCCACAACCACTGGATAAGAGCAGCACTGCTGCATCCTCCGATAGTCCAAAGCAACTATTTGGGGTTTATATCAGAGGAATGGCCATGGGGGCAGCGGATATCGTACCGGGTGTCTCTGGCGGTACCATTGCGCTGATTGCCGGTATTTATGAGCGCTTGATTAACGCCCTGAGTAGCATCGGCCCCAATCTCTGGCAGATATTTCGACAGGAAGGCGGAATCAAAGGTTTGGTTTCGGTGTGGCGACAAGTTGATGCAACTTTTTTGTTATTTTTGTTATTGGGAATCGCCACCAGTTTTACTACTTTAGCAGGTATTATCAAGCATCTATTGGATAATCAACCGTTATTTATTTGGTCGTTCTTTTTTGGACTGGTTGTCGCAACGGTATTTATATTATTGAGTGAGATTCAGCGTTGGAATATAGGGCGAGCAGCACTCTTCGTGACTGGTCTTGTTGCCGCTGTGGTCATTAGCAGCTTACCATTACTCACGACCACACCAAGCTTGCCTTATTTGTTTTTTGCAGGAGCAGTCGCTATTTGTGCCATGATCCTGCCCGGTATATCGGGGTCTTTTATTTTATTACTATTAGGTGCTTATGACGCAGTATTAGAAGCCGTACATAGCCTTAACTTCACGATAATTTTCACGGTCATTGCGGGTATGGCGACGGGATTGTTATTATTTACTCGCGCACTTAAATGGCTATTGTCTCGCTACTATCAAGCAACTTTGGCCTTGCTCACAGGTTTTATCGCAGGCTCGCTTGTGAAAGTATGGCCATGGAAAGTAGATGCGTTAGGCGCGCTTAATAGTGACGCGATCAACAACGTGATGCCATGGCAATATCCTACCGGTCCACATTGGCTAATCACTGTAGGACTGATGCTGCTAGGCGCGATTTTAGTCTCACTATTGTCTTGGTGGGGCACTCGTAGCAATCGCGCTTAA
- the aciT gene encoding AciT family ciprofloxacin tolerance protein encodes MMLLTIFSVIGIETWSTAALFGYSLLAGLILALALSSQRWLLWYLFGGMAYWLAVEAIQSIVAGRPMLSELSEWHSYIIAMGISWLPLACWVLYRALRYEDVSQSVQQQRQLEAARYIEHTPVYDDDYQPRFH; translated from the coding sequence ATGATGTTACTGACTATATTTTCGGTTATTGGTATAGAAACGTGGAGCACGGCGGCACTGTTTGGTTATAGCTTGCTGGCAGGCTTGATTTTAGCGCTTGCCTTATCCTCACAGCGCTGGCTGCTCTGGTATCTATTTGGTGGTATGGCATATTGGCTAGCGGTTGAGGCGATTCAAAGCATTGTGGCGGGTCGTCCCATGCTATCAGAGCTGTCAGAATGGCACAGCTATATCATCGCCATGGGCATCAGTTGGTTGCCTTTAGCGTGCTGGGTGCTGTATCGGGCACTACGTTACGAGGATGTCAGTCAATCCGTTCAGCAGCAGCGTCAATTGGAAGCGGCACGTTATATCGAGCACACGCCTGTTTATGATGACGACTACCAACCGCGCTTCCACTGA
- a CDS encoding SCP2 sterol-binding domain-containing protein has product MFTVPVLDIKSDPLDVLLAVIGYRLSMLADSDNEDVKALFADRNVTIELASTEADIARYFVFDNGSFSQYSGHAKKADLTINFKDSMTGVKLLTKGNLPAFMTAVQEGNLSIEGDYSLMMWFNKLAKHIVPAIPEECKPYIQKAKPYAYKAQKLANHWIGVAKHKLGK; this is encoded by the coding sequence ATGTTTACTGTTCCTGTATTAGATATTAAATCTGATCCGTTAGATGTGCTATTGGCTGTGATTGGCTATCGTTTGTCCATGCTTGCTGATAGTGATAACGAAGATGTAAAAGCACTATTTGCTGATCGCAATGTGACGATTGAGCTTGCCAGCACTGAAGCGGATATCGCCCGTTATTTTGTCTTTGATAATGGTAGCTTCAGCCAATACAGTGGTCATGCTAAAAAAGCAGACCTCACCATCAATTTCAAGGATTCGATGACAGGTGTTAAGCTTTTGACCAAAGGCAATCTTCCTGCCTTTATGACTGCTGTACAAGAAGGCAACCTCAGCATCGAAGGCGATTACAGCCTAATGATGTGGTTCAATAAACTTGCTAAGCATATCGTGCCAGCTATTCCAGAAGAATGTAAACCTTATATCCAAAAAGCCAAGCCTTATGCTTATAAAGCACAAAAACTTGCCAACCATTGGATTGGGGTTGCTAAGCACAAACTTGGCAAATAA